In Desulforhopalus sp., the genomic stretch TGGTTTTGGTGACATATTAAAAAATCTCATCAACAAAGTCGACGAGACCCAGGCGGCCGGAGACCTGGCAACCAAGAGCCTGCAAAGCGGTGATGCCAAGCATCTGCACGAGGTAATGATTGCCGTGGAAGAGGCTGATATCTCTTTGCGGATGCTGGTACAAATGCGCAATAAGGCGCTAACAGCCTATGAAGAAATTATGCGCATGCAGATATAATTGTGCTTAATTTTACACAATCAACACCTACGATAACTCCCCTCTTGAGGGAAGATGACCCTAAA encodes the following:
- the fliE gene encoding flagellar hook-basal body complex protein FliE — encoded protein: MNTIHTTTGIAPHLTKPGNDSAVGQAADGFGDILKNLINKVDETQAAGDLATKSLQSGDAKHLHEVMIAVEEADISLRMLVQMRNKALTAYEEIMRMQI